In the genome of Streptomyces sp. SAI-127, the window TGGCCGGGCGGCTCCAGCCGGGGCAGGAGTTCACGGTGAAGGAGATCGCCGAGCAGTACGGCGTCTCCGCCACCCCGGTGCGCGAGGCCCTCGTCGACCTGTCGGCACAGGGGCTCCTGGAGGCCGACCAGCACCGCGGCTTCCATGTGCACGAGTACTCCCTCGACGACTTCCGCGGCATGATCGAAGCCCGCAGCCTGGTCACGGACGGCATGTTCCAGGCGCTCGACGCCGGCCACCGCATCTTCCAGGAGCTCGACGAGCCCAGGACCGCCGCGGCCGTGGCGGGCGTACGGCGGCGCGGCGAGGAGGCCCAGCGGGCCGCCACCGCGGGCGACCTGACCGTACTGATCGGCTACGACCTGCGCTTCTGGCGCGAGCTGAGCGTCCTGTTCGGCAACCCGTACCTCGCCGACTTCCTGCACCGGCTGCGCGTCCAGACCTGGGTGTGCACGGTCCAGCACCTGCGCCGGCTCACCGATCTGCGCGGCAGCCTGTGGTCCGGGCACCCCGAGGTCGCCGACGCCCTGTACCGACGGGACACCGCGACCGCTCGCAAGCTCCTCACCGCCTACAACGGCCACTATCTGACCCTCATCGAGGGCCTCACCGCCGACTGACGGTCTCCGGCACGGGTAAGGGACCACCACGACCCGCACAAGGGGCCCCGCCCGGGGGCCCCAGCGATTACCCTGCCCTGACCACCGTGTGAGGACATCCGCGCACCGCGAGTATCCGAGGAGCTGTCTTTTGGCCTGTGACCTGTGGCTGGTCCCGCTCGTCGACGTGTTGTGCCACACCCCTGACAACCCGTTCGCCGAGGAACTCGCGCAATACAACAAGGTGCTCGCCGAGGCCGGGTTGCCGCCGGTGCCGGTGTACCAGTACATGCCGGGCCTGTCCGGCGAGGTCGCCCCGGTGGCCGGGTTCGACTACGACGCCCTGCACTTCCTGCGCCGCGCCTATCTGCTCCAGGTCTGCGGGCTCCCGGTCACCCCGGTCGACGAACTCGGCGGTGACTACGAGCAGTTGCTGGAGATGTTCGAGGCGACGGCCCAGCAGTCCCATCTGGTCTGGCACTACGACCATGCGGGCGCGTACGTCCCCGTCGACTTCCCGCACCCGCTGGCGAGCGACGAACTCCTCGCGGGCGGCGGCCCGTTGGGCTCCTCGCAGGCCCTGCTGCGGGAACTGGAGTTCGTGGCCCCCGTGATCGGCATCGATCCGGCCAACCCCCCGGCGCCCCCCGAGCCGCCGCGCGCTCCCACGGAGCTGGAGGAGCCGGCCGTCCCCGCGCCGTACGACCCCAGCCCCTTCGCCCGTGAACGCCATGTCTGGCTGGGCCTGCACGCGGCGGCGACCCGGAGCCTCGCCCAGGGCTCGATGATCATCTTCAGCTGAGGGTCAGCGCCCCAGCTGAGAAAGCCCCTTCTGCACGTCCTCGTAGTTCATCACCGGGGTGTAGGTGATCTTGGCTCCCAGGTTCATGAAGAACGGCTCACTGATCACCGGCATCTGTGAGCTGTCCTGCATGTCGAAGACCATGTAGGCGGTGCGCTGACCGTTCTCGGAGGTGAAGTAGGCGGCTTCGGGCTTGATCTGTTCCATCGACTGCTCGATCAGCTTCGGCAGGGTGCCGTGGCTGATGGCCTCGTTCGCCTTCTCCGTGTCCATGGACACCTTGAGCAGTACGCGCATCGCACTCACCTTCTCCGGATCGACACGCAGAGATGCACGCTTCCAGAATAGTCCGGTATAGGGCTTTTCTGCCTGGCTACTCCCGTGGGAGCAACGGCACGGCCTCCCCCGGTGCGACGTCGGGCCGCCGCCTCCGCGCGCAGGCTGGGGTCATCCACGAGTCATCCATGAGGGGAGACCGCGATGATCCTGGTGACCGGAGCGACGGGCCATGTGGGGAGCGAGTTGGTACGGCGGCTCACGGCGGCCGGGGAGCCGGTGCGCGCGATGACCCGGCGGCCGGCGAAGGCCCGGTTCCCCGATGGCGCGGAGTCGGTGTACGGCGACGCGGCGGACCCCGAGAGCCTTGCCGCCGCCTTCGCGGGCGCGGACGGGGCCTTCCTGATGTCGGCGCAGCCGGTGGGTACGGTCCCCGAGCCCACCCATGACCTCGCGCTCGCCGCGGCGGCGGAACGGGCGGGGGTACGGCGGGTCGTGAAGCTGTCCACGCTGGACGGCGGGACGGGCGACGACCCGATCGCCCGCTGGCAGCGAACGGCGGAGGCGGCGGTGACCGACCCGGCCCGCGGTTTCGACTGGACCCTGCTGCGCCCCGGCCGCTTCATGTCCAACGCCCTTCAGTGGGCCGGGCAGTTGCGGGCCGGCGACGAGGTGGCGATCCCCTTCGCGGACCGCCCGGCGGCGAGCATCGACCCGGCGGACCTGGCGGAGATCGCGGCACTGGCCCTCAGCTCCGGCGAACACGCGGGTACCGTCCACGAGTTGAGCGGCCCGCAGTCCCTCACCCCGACGGAGGAGCTGGCGATCCTCGGCGAGGTCCTGGGCCGGGGCATGCGCGTACGTTCCGTCCCGGTCGAAGCCGCCCGTGCCGGGATGTCGGGCTACGGCTTCCCTCCCGAGGTCGTCGACGCCATCATGCGGCGCACCCTGGACGGCGACCGGGGCTCGGAGGTGCTGCCGACGGTCGAGAAGGTGCTGGGGCGGCCGGCGCGGACGTTCGCCCAGTGGGCGCGAGCGCACGCGGGGGAGTTCCCGAGGGCCTAGGTACGTCCCGCGAAGAGTTGAGTACCGCGACTCAGGCGGTGGTCGCGGGGGCCGGGCATCGTGGGGACCACAGACGCACCGACCGATACCTGGGGGTCCACATGAACGGCTCGCGCTACTTCCTCAACCCGCTCGCTCTCGGCTACCTGCTCGTCGTGGCCGCCGTCGTCGGCTGGGTCGGTGTGGACGCGCTGTTCGTCGAGCACGCCGACGCGAGCCTCGCCGGGGTCTGGGCGTTCCTGGTCACGGCCCCGGCCTCGCTGCTGTTCGTGATGCTGCCGGGCGCACTGGCTTGGGCCGG includes:
- a CDS encoding NAD(P)H-binding protein translates to MILVTGATGHVGSELVRRLTAAGEPVRAMTRRPAKARFPDGAESVYGDAADPESLAAAFAGADGAFLMSAQPVGTVPEPTHDLALAAAAERAGVRRVVKLSTLDGGTGDDPIARWQRTAEAAVTDPARGFDWTLLRPGRFMSNALQWAGQLRAGDEVAIPFADRPAASIDPADLAEIAALALSSGEHAGTVHELSGPQSLTPTEELAILGEVLGRGMRVRSVPVEAARAGMSGYGFPPEVVDAIMRRTLDGDRGSEVLPTVEKVLGRPARTFAQWARAHAGEFPRA
- a CDS encoding GntR family transcriptional regulator produces the protein MPGSSSNGAVTRSTLRQQIADALRDEVLAGRLQPGQEFTVKEIAEQYGVSATPVREALVDLSAQGLLEADQHRGFHVHEYSLDDFRGMIEARSLVTDGMFQALDAGHRIFQELDEPRTAAAVAGVRRRGEEAQRAATAGDLTVLIGYDLRFWRELSVLFGNPYLADFLHRLRVQTWVCTVQHLRRLTDLRGSLWSGHPEVADALYRRDTATARKLLTAYNGHYLTLIEGLTAD